The following coding sequences lie in one Alicyclobacillus curvatus genomic window:
- the cobJ gene encoding precorrin-3B C(17)-methyltransferase, with the protein MAQKIFIVGFGPGHREHITERARQAIVESEVILGYNTYVDLVKELLTNQVIVRTGMTEEVSRAQKAVELAQGGQTVAVVSSGDAGVYGMAGLIYEVLVEQGWHPSEPPEVEVVPGISAINSCASLLGAPIMHDACTISLSDHLTPWEVIEHRLEAAASADFVIALYNPKSGRRTRQIAEAQRILLKHRSPETPVGLVKSAYRDRQTVVRTDLAHMLDYEIGMLTTVIVGNSATFMHDDLMITPRGYQRKYQLDTVEQALRPGERLRVENEPWSLRAKETTGAPMRQTNGPLVQVGVLRVGEVGTSAARDLAEEALTCILAAQCSALTPTEPEFEPGSGMGAADSPTLLEVALSPGVANKKFTPAQLAGLTEIIGETGELEYTTAHQLVLRVLTTESQQLVEQLRQLGFWVFPVGNVVKIKACDFCDGDKGDGVPFAEELTARIGGLPVPKELCIGYNGCAMSCYGAVHEDIALVFRKGKVDLFLGGKTTGRNAQPARRVAQGIPAKEVVDLVEQIVRDYQRDAFPDERFHKYFKRVGSVAGFTYQETAPLPAADAVCGV; encoded by the coding sequence TTGGCACAAAAGATTTTCATCGTGGGTTTTGGCCCGGGCCACCGGGAACACATCACGGAACGGGCGCGCCAGGCCATTGTCGAAAGCGAAGTTATTCTGGGTTACAACACATACGTCGACTTGGTGAAAGAGCTTTTGACAAATCAAGTGATTGTTCGTACGGGCATGACGGAAGAGGTCAGCCGGGCGCAAAAGGCGGTCGAACTGGCGCAAGGCGGCCAAACGGTGGCGGTAGTTTCCAGCGGCGACGCCGGAGTGTACGGCATGGCGGGACTGATTTACGAGGTCCTGGTGGAGCAAGGTTGGCACCCTTCGGAACCGCCCGAGGTGGAGGTGGTGCCTGGCATTTCGGCGATTAACTCCTGCGCTTCACTGCTCGGTGCCCCGATTATGCACGATGCGTGCACCATCAGCTTGAGCGATCACCTGACACCTTGGGAAGTCATCGAGCACCGCTTGGAAGCGGCGGCTTCCGCCGACTTTGTGATTGCCTTGTACAACCCAAAGAGCGGTCGGCGGACGCGCCAGATCGCCGAAGCGCAGCGCATTTTGCTGAAGCACCGGTCACCTGAGACTCCCGTTGGGCTCGTCAAGAGCGCCTACCGGGACCGTCAAACCGTGGTGCGCACAGATTTAGCTCACATGCTCGATTACGAAATTGGTATGTTGACCACCGTGATTGTCGGAAATTCGGCGACGTTTATGCACGATGACCTCATGATCACGCCGCGGGGGTACCAACGCAAGTATCAGTTGGACACGGTGGAGCAGGCTCTGCGCCCGGGCGAGCGGCTACGGGTGGAAAACGAGCCTTGGTCGTTGCGGGCCAAGGAGACGACAGGGGCACCCATGCGCCAGACGAACGGCCCTTTGGTACAAGTGGGCGTTCTTCGGGTAGGCGAAGTCGGCACATCCGCTGCGCGGGACTTGGCCGAAGAGGCGCTGACGTGCATCCTTGCGGCACAGTGCTCCGCACTCACGCCTACTGAACCGGAGTTCGAACCAGGGAGCGGCATGGGAGCGGCGGACAGTCCTACGCTGCTTGAGGTGGCGTTGTCGCCAGGAGTGGCCAACAAAAAGTTCACTCCGGCCCAGCTCGCGGGTCTCACAGAAATCATCGGGGAAACGGGAGAACTGGAGTATACGACCGCCCACCAGCTGGTGCTGCGCGTTTTGACAACAGAGTCGCAGCAACTCGTGGAACAACTGCGTCAGCTGGGGTTTTGGGTGTTTCCGGTCGGCAACGTAGTCAAGATTAAGGCTTGTGATTTTTGTGACGGCGACAAGGGAGACGGCGTTCCCTTTGCCGAGGAGTTGACGGCCCGCATTGGCGGCTTGCCCGTGCCCAAGGAATTGTGCATCGGTTACAACGGCTGTGCCATGTCCTGTTACGGGGCGGTCCATGAGGATATTGCCCTCGTGTTTCGCAAAGGCAAGGTGGACTTGTTCCTCGGCGGGAAGACCACGGGCCGCAATGCCCAGCCGGCCCGGCGCGTGGCACAAGGCATTCCCGCCAAAGAAGTGGTGGATTTGGTGGAGCAAATTGTCCGCGACTACCAGCGCGACGCGTTCCCGGACGAACGGTTTCACAAGTATTTCAAGCGCGTGGGCAGTGTTGCAGGATTCACGTACCAGGAAACGGCGCCGCTGCCGGCAGCGGATGCAGTGTGCGGGGTCTAA
- the cobK gene encoding precorrin-6A reductase, translating into MVFFMAGTSDARDLAVRLKQQGQALLASVVTDSAACSLQEAGIEVRTGRLNVTEMSELLRTTGARVLVDASHPFAEEAHRTAMQAAETVGIPYVRYERASKTYDHPRLVWVDTYEEAAEAAYARRGSIMLTTGSKTLRVFTKVLLQLPDVRLVARLLPNVENMEKCARLGLEAKNIIGMQGPFSKECNQALYRQYNTTLMVTKESGGPGSVDEKVEAAIDMGIDVVIIRRPKLAYGNSYTTFDRVIAEVERLTRPNASDVLSKSGEG; encoded by the coding sequence ATGGTCTTTTTTATGGCGGGGACCAGTGACGCGCGCGACCTTGCCGTCCGGTTGAAGCAGCAAGGGCAAGCGCTTTTGGCAAGCGTCGTGACGGACAGTGCGGCCTGCAGTTTGCAAGAGGCTGGGATTGAAGTGCGCACAGGCCGCCTCAATGTAACGGAGATGAGCGAACTATTGCGAACAACGGGGGCGCGGGTGTTGGTGGATGCCAGCCATCCGTTTGCGGAAGAGGCACATCGCACGGCGATGCAGGCGGCAGAGACGGTGGGGATTCCTTACGTTCGCTATGAACGGGCGTCCAAAACGTATGACCATCCGCGCCTTGTGTGGGTCGATACCTATGAAGAGGCGGCGGAGGCCGCGTACGCCCGCAGGGGCAGCATCATGCTGACGACCGGCAGCAAAACCCTGCGGGTGTTTACGAAAGTTTTACTACAGCTTCCCGACGTCCGGTTGGTCGCGCGCCTGCTGCCAAACGTCGAGAACATGGAAAAGTGTGCGCGGCTTGGCTTGGAAGCCAAGAACATAATCGGCATGCAAGGGCCGTTTTCAAAGGAATGCAATCAGGCGTTGTATCGACAGTACAACACCACGTTGATGGTGACGAAGGAAAGCGGGGGTCCGGGCTCCGTGGATGAAAAAGTCGAGGCCGCCATCGACATGGGCATCGACGTGGTCATTATCCGCCGCCCAAAGCTGGCCTATGGCAACAGTTACACGACGTTTGACAGGGTCATTGCTGAAGTGGAAAGACTCACCCGGCCGAATGCCAGCGATGTCTTGTCAAAGTCCGGTGAAGGATGA
- a CDS encoding precorrin-8X methylmutase, whose protein sequence is MDFGTEFKPQIIEPQKIQDRSFEIIAEELGEHAFTPAQFKVVQRVIHASADFELGRSLVFHELAVDSGIAAIRSGRTIVADVQMVQAGISKPRIEKYGGDVKVYISDEDVMAQAKHEGITRAIAAIRKAAKDAPDGIYVVGNAPTALLEVIRLVKAGELQPSLVIGVPVGFVSAAESKAELEKLDIPFIANRGRKGGSPAAVAAVNALAILADSPYLENPSGPAAASHPARPQNV, encoded by the coding sequence ATGGATTTTGGCACCGAATTTAAACCCCAGATCATTGAACCGCAAAAAATTCAGGATCGAAGCTTTGAAATCATTGCCGAAGAACTGGGTGAACACGCGTTTACACCCGCTCAGTTCAAGGTGGTGCAACGCGTCATTCACGCCTCCGCCGACTTTGAATTAGGCCGCTCTCTGGTCTTTCACGAGCTCGCCGTAGACAGCGGAATTGCCGCAATCCGGTCGGGACGCACGATTGTGGCTGACGTGCAGATGGTGCAGGCGGGCATCAGCAAACCACGCATTGAGAAGTACGGCGGAGACGTGAAAGTCTATATTTCGGACGAGGACGTGATGGCCCAGGCGAAGCATGAGGGCATCACGCGGGCCATAGCCGCCATTCGCAAAGCGGCTAAGGACGCCCCAGATGGCATTTACGTAGTCGGCAATGCCCCCACTGCCTTGCTCGAGGTCATTCGTCTGGTCAAGGCGGGAGAGTTGCAGCCGAGTCTGGTCATCGGAGTACCGGTCGGATTTGTCTCGGCCGCCGAGTCCAAGGCCGAACTCGAAAAACTGGACATTCCGTTCATCGCCAACCGCGGCCGCAAGGGCGGCAGTCCGGCCGCTGTGGCCGCGGTGAACGCACTGGCCATTTTGGCGGACTCGCCCTATCTGGAGAATCCGTCGGGTCCGGCCGCAGCCTCGCATCCGGCCCGTCCGCAAAACGTGTAG
- a CDS encoding cobalt-precorrin-5B (C(1))-methyltransferase, giving the protein MLEVPEGPLRHGYTTGACATACTKGALLSLIEQTTVESVHIWIPAGERVPFALHDVAFSEVQASASTIKDGGDDPDATHGATIIATVSWTDVEGEVEIDGGVGVGRVTKPGLPIPVGLAAINPVPRKMIREAVEEVLAQHNLTRGVRVVISVPAGEEIAKKTLNGRLGIVGGISILGTRGIVVPFSTSSYKASIAYGLSVAKEQGLRTVVLTTGGRSENYAMKMYPDLPIEAFIEMGDFVGFTANHAKRTEMREIRFVGMMGKFSKVAQGVMMVHARSAPIDFDFLAEVAAKVGVPADLRAQILQANTANQVADWMVEWGYRGFFDRVSWHCCRQVAKQIGRGLRIDTRLTTLQGEYLGGAVLDAE; this is encoded by the coding sequence ATGCTGGAGGTGCCGGAAGGGCCGCTGCGCCATGGCTACACCACTGGTGCTTGTGCCACGGCCTGTACGAAGGGAGCCCTTTTAAGCCTGATTGAACAAACGACTGTGGAGTCCGTCCACATTTGGATACCGGCAGGGGAAAGAGTTCCTTTTGCTCTGCACGATGTCGCGTTTTCCGAAGTTCAGGCCTCTGCCTCCACCATCAAGGACGGCGGTGACGACCCGGATGCCACACACGGAGCAACCATCATTGCTACGGTATCCTGGACGGACGTCGAGGGTGAAGTGGAGATTGACGGCGGCGTGGGAGTCGGTCGCGTTACTAAACCGGGGCTTCCGATTCCCGTCGGGCTGGCTGCCATTAACCCCGTGCCGCGCAAAATGATCCGCGAAGCGGTCGAAGAGGTTCTTGCGCAGCACAACCTGACGCGAGGGGTGCGTGTGGTGATTTCCGTTCCAGCGGGCGAGGAAATCGCAAAAAAGACCCTGAATGGACGATTGGGTATTGTCGGCGGGATCTCGATTCTCGGCACACGCGGAATTGTGGTGCCTTTCTCCACGTCCTCGTACAAGGCGAGCATTGCGTACGGCCTGTCGGTGGCGAAGGAACAAGGGCTGCGCACGGTCGTCTTGACGACGGGCGGGCGGAGTGAAAACTACGCGATGAAGATGTACCCGGACTTGCCCATCGAGGCTTTTATCGAGATGGGCGATTTTGTCGGATTTACGGCAAACCACGCCAAGCGCACAGAGATGCGAGAAATCCGGTTTGTCGGCATGATGGGAAAGTTTTCGAAAGTGGCCCAAGGCGTGATGATGGTGCACGCGCGCAGCGCACCCATCGACTTTGACTTTCTGGCAGAAGTGGCGGCCAAAGTCGGAGTCCCGGCGGACCTGCGCGCACAGATTCTGCAGGCTAATACGGCGAATCAGGTGGCGGACTGGATGGTCGAATGGGGGTATCGGGGGTTTTTCGATCGCGTCAGCTGGCACTGCTGCAGACAGGTTGCCAAACAAATCGGCCGGGGCCTGCGGATTGACACGCGATTGACCACGCTGCAGGGAGAATACTTAGGAGGAGCGGTGCTCGATGCCGAGTGA
- the cbiE gene encoding precorrin-6y C5,15-methyltransferase (decarboxylating) subunit CbiE translates to MPSEVIVVGIGDDGAVGLMGDARTLVEHAEMLVGGERQLNFFPNFLGEKKVIKGQLNPLLDDLRDLPDTQSVVVLASGDPLFYGIGSLMIKRLGRERVRIIPHLSSVQLAFARCGESWQDASVISLHGRSMAGLAQRIGYVQTAALLTDADNSPAKIARYLLDFKMTEYRMFVAENLGGPTERTGRYSLQEAAVMEFAPLNVVLLLRDTQGGDRSQPREWPLGIEDSEFSQRKPDRGLITKKEIRVLSLAELALRPGGVLWDIGACTGSVSIEAALHTPGLQAFAIEKNEGDLENLRENQVKFRTDFVAVHGKAPAGLEEFPDPDAVFVGGSGGELAELLQVCAKRLRPKGRIVINAATLETLTTASQTLKQLGFEVAIALVQTARSKPILNLTRFEGMNPVYIVTARHGNEGDEKSDE, encoded by the coding sequence ATGCCGAGTGAAGTCATCGTAGTTGGGATTGGCGACGACGGAGCCGTCGGATTAATGGGGGATGCACGCACGCTCGTGGAGCACGCGGAGATGCTCGTCGGCGGGGAGCGTCAACTGAATTTCTTCCCAAATTTTTTAGGAGAAAAGAAGGTTATCAAGGGCCAATTGAATCCGTTACTCGATGACTTGAGAGACTTGCCCGATACGCAGTCTGTGGTCGTGCTTGCCTCTGGGGATCCGCTGTTTTACGGAATCGGTTCTCTAATGATCAAACGTCTGGGTCGCGAACGAGTACGCATTATCCCGCACCTGAGTTCCGTCCAACTGGCGTTCGCGCGCTGTGGGGAATCGTGGCAGGACGCGAGCGTCATTTCTTTGCATGGGCGGTCTATGGCGGGACTTGCTCAGCGCATAGGCTATGTACAGACCGCAGCGCTGCTGACCGACGCGGACAATTCGCCGGCTAAAATCGCGCGCTACCTGCTGGATTTTAAGATGACAGAGTATAGAATGTTTGTCGCCGAAAACCTTGGCGGACCCACGGAGCGAACCGGGCGCTACAGTTTACAGGAAGCGGCTGTTATGGAGTTTGCACCCCTCAACGTCGTGCTTTTACTAAGGGACACCCAGGGGGGTGACCGTTCTCAGCCGCGGGAGTGGCCGCTTGGCATTGAAGACAGCGAGTTCTCACAGCGCAAACCAGATCGGGGACTCATTACGAAAAAGGAGATTCGCGTCCTGAGTCTGGCGGAATTGGCGCTCCGCCCCGGCGGCGTGCTATGGGACATTGGGGCCTGCACCGGATCGGTTTCGATTGAGGCCGCTTTGCACACCCCCGGGCTGCAGGCGTTTGCGATTGAGAAAAACGAGGGCGATTTGGAAAATCTGCGCGAAAACCAGGTCAAGTTCCGGACGGATTTTGTCGCGGTTCACGGAAAGGCTCCAGCCGGACTGGAAGAGTTCCCGGATCCGGACGCGGTGTTTGTCGGCGGCAGCGGCGGCGAACTGGCCGAGTTGCTGCAAGTTTGCGCAAAGCGGCTGCGCCCCAAGGGGCGCATCGTGATCAATGCGGCCACCCTGGAGACGTTAACGACGGCTTCGCAAACCCTGAAACAGCTCGGTTTCGAGGTCGCGATTGCACTGGTGCAAACGGCGCGCAGTAAGCCTATTTTGAACCTCACTCGCTTTGAAGGCATGAACCCTGTGTACATTGTGACAGCCAGGCACGGAAACGAGGGGGATGAGAAGAGTGATGAATGA
- the cobI gene encoding precorrin-2 C(20)-methyltransferase, which translates to MNEQQRPGQAAAGQTAGPADRPEGTRSSPAQLGRLFGVGVGPGDPELITIKAYRTLKQAPVIAYPKKRSGSKSYALEIVELYVDAAEKSMLGLVFPMTRDPAELAAKWQQTADDVWAALVEGRDVAFVTEGDPMLYSTFIHLARMLQEQHPDVDIHSIPGISSVNAAASRFGQALADGDESVAIVPARDDPQAMRQAMLSHDCVVFIKVAKVLDTMLDVLAELHLTQCATVATKLTSGDERIWRNVEELRGSELNYLTLMVVRK; encoded by the coding sequence ATGAATGAACAGCAAAGACCCGGTCAAGCGGCCGCCGGTCAAACGGCTGGTCCGGCAGACAGACCGGAAGGTACACGGTCCAGCCCTGCGCAATTGGGCCGCCTGTTTGGGGTGGGGGTCGGTCCGGGAGACCCGGAGTTGATTACCATCAAGGCGTACCGCACCCTGAAACAAGCGCCCGTGATCGCATATCCGAAAAAGCGTTCCGGGAGCAAAAGCTACGCGCTTGAGATTGTGGAGTTGTATGTCGATGCGGCAGAAAAATCCATGCTCGGACTGGTCTTCCCGATGACCAGGGACCCGGCGGAGCTGGCAGCTAAGTGGCAGCAAACAGCAGATGACGTATGGGCGGCACTGGTTGAGGGACGGGACGTAGCCTTTGTAACCGAGGGCGACCCGATGCTGTACAGCACCTTCATCCACCTAGCGCGGATGTTGCAAGAGCAGCACCCGGATGTGGACATCCACTCCATCCCAGGGATTTCGTCGGTCAACGCGGCTGCGTCCCGGTTCGGACAGGCGTTGGCGGACGGAGACGAGTCGGTGGCGATTGTGCCGGCGCGCGACGACCCCCAGGCCATGCGCCAGGCTATGCTCTCGCACGATTGTGTGGTGTTTATCAAGGTGGCAAAAGTGCTTGACACGATGCTCGACGTGCTGGCTGAGCTGCATCTGACCCAGTGTGCGACCGTGGCGACGAAGCTGACTTCCGGGGACGAACGCATCTGGCGCAACGTGGAAGAACTGCGCGGCAGTGAACTGAACTACTTGACGCTGATGGTGGTGAGAAAATGA
- the cobM gene encoding precorrin-4 C(11)-methyltransferase — MNLLPKVYIVGAGPGDPELITVKGMRILQTADVVLFTDSLVRDELLATADVQGEVHRTSGMSLEQMLDIMVSSVRQGKSVARVHTGDPAVFGAVLEQLALLKAAGVEVEIVPGVSSVFAAAAVLGAELTVPGLSQTVILTRAEGRTPVPERENLRALAGHHCTIALYLSATRAKTVVDELLAAGWSAHTPVAVVQKATWPEQKVVRTTLDGLVRAMGDAHISNHAMILAGWALDPDLANRTDLRSKLYDETFTHRYRKGVKTSE, encoded by the coding sequence ATGAATTTGTTGCCCAAGGTATACATCGTGGGTGCAGGTCCTGGGGATCCCGAACTCATTACAGTCAAGGGAATGCGCATTCTGCAAACGGCCGACGTGGTGCTCTTTACCGACAGCCTGGTACGCGACGAACTGCTCGCTACGGCGGACGTGCAGGGGGAAGTCCACCGCACGTCCGGGATGAGTTTGGAGCAGATGCTGGACATCATGGTCAGCAGTGTTCGTCAGGGAAAGAGTGTAGCACGGGTACACACAGGCGATCCGGCCGTCTTTGGCGCCGTTTTGGAACAACTGGCGCTGCTTAAGGCGGCAGGTGTGGAGGTTGAAATCGTGCCCGGCGTCAGTTCCGTGTTTGCCGCGGCCGCCGTACTTGGGGCGGAACTGACGGTCCCTGGCCTGTCGCAAACGGTCATCCTGACGCGCGCGGAGGGCCGGACGCCAGTGCCGGAGCGGGAGAACCTGCGCGCTTTAGCCGGGCACCACTGCACCATCGCGCTTTACCTCAGTGCCACGCGTGCTAAGACGGTAGTGGACGAACTGCTGGCTGCGGGGTGGTCGGCGCACACGCCGGTGGCGGTGGTACAAAAGGCAACCTGGCCCGAGCAAAAGGTCGTACGGACGACCCTGGACGGCTTGGTGCGCGCGATGGGCGACGCGCACATCTCAAACCACGCCATGATTCTGGCGGGATGGGCGCTCGACCCGGACTTGGCGAATCGTACCGACTTGCGCTCGAAGCTTTACGATGAAACATTCACTCACCGCTACCGCAAAGGGGTGAAGACGAGTGAGTAA
- a CDS encoding cobalamin biosynthesis protein has protein sequence MSKPYAVVAITKHGVEIARRLQAGLAGTDVYYPAKFARGDETARGIYAYDGSVTQFVPELFVRYDGLIGIFSLGAMVRLVAPLLKDKKTDPAVVVIDDQAQHVISVLSGHLGGANQLTQQVARCLGAEPVITTASDVSETLAVDLLGREFGWEIENFEKVTAVSAAVVNEQKVHIVQEAGERNWWPYSKPLPPWFCVYSSTQAAMHDPFDAALVITPRLLTLPEQEHFLTNGVLYRPKVIVLGVGCNRGTKADEIESVVLKTLQDLRLSERSVRNLATIDIKKDEPGLLEVCEGRAWPLVTYTAAELNRVPLAHPSETVYRYVGAWGVCEPAARLSSGAKDWVLEKVKSGNVTVSVCMVTADA, from the coding sequence GTGAGTAAACCGTATGCTGTGGTGGCGATTACCAAACACGGCGTGGAGATTGCTCGTCGTTTGCAGGCCGGACTGGCTGGAACGGACGTATATTACCCGGCAAAGTTTGCGCGCGGCGATGAAACGGCCCGGGGGATTTATGCGTACGACGGTTCCGTCACTCAGTTCGTCCCGGAACTGTTTGTGCGCTATGATGGATTGATTGGAATTTTTTCCTTGGGTGCCATGGTGCGCCTGGTGGCTCCCTTGTTAAAGGATAAAAAAACCGATCCGGCCGTAGTCGTGATCGATGACCAGGCACAACACGTCATCAGCGTGCTCTCCGGACACCTCGGCGGTGCGAATCAGCTGACACAGCAGGTGGCGCGCTGTCTGGGGGCGGAACCAGTCATTACGACCGCTTCGGACGTCAGCGAAACGCTGGCTGTGGACCTGCTCGGCAGGGAATTTGGCTGGGAAATTGAGAACTTTGAAAAAGTCACGGCGGTGAGCGCTGCGGTGGTGAACGAGCAAAAGGTTCACATCGTGCAGGAAGCTGGGGAGCGCAACTGGTGGCCCTATTCAAAACCGCTGCCGCCGTGGTTTTGCGTGTATTCCTCCACCCAAGCGGCCATGCACGACCCGTTCGACGCTGCCCTCGTGATTACGCCGCGGCTGTTGACGCTGCCTGAGCAAGAGCACTTTCTGACCAATGGGGTATTGTACCGGCCCAAGGTCATTGTCCTTGGGGTGGGCTGCAACCGTGGCACGAAGGCGGACGAAATCGAGTCGGTAGTGCTGAAAACCCTGCAAGACCTGCGCTTGTCCGAGCGCAGCGTCCGCAACCTCGCGACCATCGATATCAAAAAGGACGAACCCGGACTGCTGGAGGTGTGCGAAGGGCGTGCCTGGCCTCTCGTCACGTACACGGCCGCAGAGCTGAATCGGGTTCCGCTTGCCCATCCGTCGGAGACGGTGTACCGCTACGTGGGAGCGTGGGGCGTGTGCGAGCCAGCGGCCAGGCTGTCTTCCGGCGCGAAAGACTGGGTACTTGAGAAAGTCAAGTCTGGCAATGTCACCGTCTCGGTGTGCATGGTGACAGCCGATGCATAG